The Gloeobacter violaceus PCC 7421 DNA window CGCAGCTGGGTGTACCGGACAGCGGATCTCGCCACCCAAGCGGGCCACCTGCTGGCCCGTCTTCTGGCGTTGCCGGTGCTGGGGGGAGCGGGTCTGGGGCAGGCATTGCTGCGCCTGCTGATGCGCGCGATCCCGCTCGGTGTTGGGTGCTGCTTGCTGTTGCGTTACTTCCACCCATCTATGCAAGTGTCCGATCCGATCGGGCTGCTGGGTGCCCTGGGAGCTTTTGCGGTCTACTGGTTATTGGGCGAATACTGGCGGCTACCGGCCCGCCGTGCGCCCAATTCGGCGCCAGTGGGCACACCAAAGAAGGTCGTAGCGGGCGACGAGGTGCTCATCGACGGGCGGTGGTACACGGTCTACGCAGTCGAAGACAAGACCGTCAAGATTCGGCATTTTGTCAACAAGCAGGTGCCCTACCAGAAATTGCAGGCTGTGCGTTCCGCCGCCCAGGGACGCTAAAAGCTCCCGGCGCCCGGCATCTGCTAACGTGATCTTGCAACCTGGAGCGTGGGCCGTGGCAGACATCCTCTACGAAGGCAAGGCAAAAATCATCTACCCCACCCCCGACCCGGCGATTGTGCTCGCGGTCTTCAAAGACGACGCCACCGCCTTCAACGCCCAAAAACGCGGCACGATCTCGGGCAAGGGTGCCGTCAACGCCACGGTCTCAGCAAAATTGTTCTTGCTGTTGGAGCGCTCGGGTGTGCCCACCCACTACATCGACCAGCCGGCGGCCAACCAGTTGCTGTTTCGCCGTCTGAAGATGATCCCGCTCGAAGTGGTGGTGCGCAATATCGTGGCGGGCAGTCTCGCCAAGCGCACGGGACTGGCGAGCGGCACGGTGCTGGGCGAAGCGATCGTC harbors:
- the purC gene encoding phosphoribosylaminoimidazolesuccinocarboxamide synthase, with the translated sequence MILQPGAWAVADILYEGKAKIIYPTPDPAIVLAVFKDDATAFNAQKRGTISGKGAVNATVSAKLFLLLERSGVPTHYIDQPAANQLLFRRLKMIPLEVVVRNIVAGSLAKRTGLASGTVLGEAIVEFYYKNDALGDPLLNDEHILKVLTTVDALQLAELRRSALQVNAILSAFYRECGIRLVDFKLEYGYDGAGQLQLGDELSPDNCRLWTLEEDRILDKDRFRFDMGEVEGAYQEVLARVIAKAGP